The genomic region CCGCCCATGAACCCGAGCGCGGTCGGCGGTGACATCCACGACTTCACGACCGAGGCCACGTTCAGCGTCTCGATCCACCCGAACCCGAAGCCGGTGCCCAGCGCGATCGCCACCACCCCCACGCCGGCGATCACGGCCATGATTGCGGCCACCAGCAGCAGGTGTGTGATCTTGCCGCCCAGCTTGCGCGCCACCAGCACGCCCACGAACCCCAGAGCCGCCATCGCGGGGATCTTCACCATCGCGGCGCACACGATCGTGGCCGCGCCCAAGGTGATCCACGACCACCGCAGAGGTTCCAGCCCGCGAAGAGCCAGCTCGATGCCCACCAGCATCATCCCGAGCGCCAGGCCGTCGTTGTGCACGCCGATGACGATGTGGAACAGCACCAGCGGGTTCAGCGCACCCAGCCACAGCGCCCCGACCGGCGACACGCCGAACCGCGCCGCCAGCCGCGGCAGCGCCCATACCACCATCGCCAGCCCGCACAGCACCAGCAACCGGTGCAGGAACACCCCCGACACCACGTGGTCGCCGGTCAGCATCGCCAGCAGCCGCCCGACCGCGAGGAACAGCGGACCGTACGGCGCCGGCGTCTCCCGCCAGATGTTCGGCACACCGCGGGTCAGCACGTGGTCGACCCCGAGAGCGGACGCCGGGCCGAGCTCGTACGGGTCCTGCCCCCGCGCCGCGATCTCGCTCTGCGCCAGGTACGAATAGACGTCGCGCGAGAACATCGGTACGCAGAACACCAGCGGCACGGTCCACATCAGCAGCGTGCGGTCCATCTGACCGCGCGAGGCCAGCCGCGGGCGTCCCGGCCGCACGAACCGCCCCAGCGCCAGCCACGCCGACACGATCATGAAGATGCCGGTCCAGACGACCCCCATCGCGACTGAGGGCATCCTCGAGAAGAGCCCGAGCACGGGCACGCCGTACAGCGGCGAGTAGATGGGCGCGGCCCCGCCACCCAGTGAGCCGACCGTCAGCAACAACGCCCCGATCGTGCCCCAGCGACGGACGATGTCCAGCTGACGACGCTCTCGACCGTTCAAGAGGTCGCTCTCCGGAGTCACGGCTCCGCCGGAAGTGGGCATGAGAGCAGGGTATCCAGCCACGTTCAGCCGTGAGTCAGGTCACCCTGTGACCGCGATCTTTGCGACCTCCGGCGAAATACGCAACACTGGTGTTGTGAAAAACGCCGAGACCCACCTTGACGCCGTGCCGCAGCACGACGGCAAGACTCGGCGTGCTGTCGCCAGGCTCCTCCTGGAGCAGGGCCCGGCCACCGCGGCAGCCGTTGCCGAGGAGCTGGGCATCAGCCCCACGGCCGTGCGCCGTCACATCGACGCACTGCTCGCGGACGGCGAAGCGACGACGAGGGACGCCCCGCGCCAGACCCAGCGCGGTCGCGGCCGGCCGGCGAAGCTCTTCCTGCTGACCGACACCGGGCGCGCCCGGTTCGGGCACGCGTACGACGACCTCGCGGTCGCCGCGATCCGGTTCCTCGCCCAAACGGGTGGCGAGGAAGCGGTCAAGGCGTTCGCGCAGAGCCGGGTGGACGCGCTGGTCGACAGGCACCGCCAGGCGATCGTGGCGCAGGCCACGCCCGCCGAACGGGCCAAGGCCCTCGCGGCCGCGTTGACCAGGGAGGGTTACGCTGCGGCGGCACGAAACGTCGGTGTCGGCGAGCAGTTGTGCCAGCACCACTGCCCGGTCGCCCACGTGGCCGCCGAGTTCCCCCAGCTGTGCGAGACCGAGACGGAGACGTTCGCGAACCTCCTCGGAACCCACGTGCAGCGCCTCGCGACGATCGCCCGCGGCCACGCCGTGTGCACGACGCACATCCCGAACGTTCACCCCGGCTCTGCCGGGAAGCTCATCCCAGATGATGGAGGGGAGCCCGCATGACTGCCGCTGCCGAGCAGCGCACGCCCACCACGGTGCAGTCTCCGCTCACGCAGGAAGAGACGATTGCGTCTCTCGGCAACTACGAGTTCGGCTGGGCCGACTCGGACGCTGCCGGCGCGAGCGCCCGCCGAGGCCTCAGCGAGGATGTCGTCCGCGACATCTCGGCGAAGAAGAGCGAGCCCGAGTGGATGCTCGAGTACCGGTTGAAGGCGCTCAAGCTCTTCGACCTCAAGCCGATGCCGAACTGGGGCGCCGACCTCTCTGGGATCGACTTCGACTCGATCAAGTACTTCGTGCGGTCCACCGAGAAGCAGGCCACCTCCTGGGAGGACCTGCCCGAGGAGATCAAGAACACCTACGACCGCCTGGGCATCCCCGAGGCCGAGAAGCAGCGCCTCGTCGCCGGCGTCGCGGCCCAGTACGAGTCCGAGGTCGTCTACCACCAGATCCGCGAGGACCTGGAGCAGCAGGGTGTCCTCTTCCTCGACACCGACACGGCCCTGAAGGAGCAGCCGGAGCTCTTCAAGGAGTACTTCGGCTCCGTCATCCCCGCGGGTGACAACAAGTTCTCGGCGCTCAACGCCGCGACGTGGTCCGGTGGCTCGTTCATCTACGTGCCGAAGGGCGTGCACGTGGACATCCCGCTGCAGGCCTACTTCCGGATCAACACCGAGAACATGGGCCAGTTCGAGCGCACGCTGATCATCGTCGACGAGGGTGCCTACGTGCACTACGTCGAGGGCTGCACCGCGCCGATCTACTCGTCGGACTCGCTGCACTCCGCGGTCGTCGAGATCATCGTGAAGAAGGGCGGCCGCTGCCGCTACACGACGATCCAGAACTGGTCGAACAACGTCTACAACCTGGTCACCAAGCGCGCCAAGGCCGAAGAGGGCGCGACCATGGAGTGGGTCGACGGCAACATCGGCTCCAAGGTGACCATGAAGTACCCGGCCGTCTTCCTGATGGGCGAGCACGCCAAGGGCGAGGTCCTCTCGATCGCGTTCGCGGGCGAGGGCCAGCACCAGGACGCCGGCGCCAAGATGGTCCACATGGCCCCGCACACCTCCTCGACCATCGTGTCGAAGTCGGTGGCGCGTGGCGGTGGCCGCACGTCCTACCGCGGCCTGGTCCAGGTCAACAAGCGGGCGCACCACTCGAAGTCCACGGTGAAGTGCGACGCGCTGCTGGTCGACACCATCAGCCGCTCGGACACCTACCCGTACGTCGACGTCCGCGAGGACGACGTCGCGATGGGCCACGAGGCCACGGTCTCGAAGGTCTCCGAGGACCAGCTGTTCTACCTGATGTCGCGCGGCCTGAACGAGGACGAGGCCATGGCGATGATCGTGCGCGGGTTCGTCGAGCCCATCGCGCGCGAGCTCCCCATGGAGTACGCCCTCGAGCTGAACCGCCTGATCGAACTGCAGATGGAAGGGGCCGTCGGCTGACATGGCCGCCCTGTCGACTCAACCTCACTCCCACGGTGCTGTCGTTCCCGTCGCCTCGCGCGCAGAGCACTTCACGTCCTACGACGTGGACGCGTTCGAGGTGCCGGGCGGCCGTGAGGAGATCTGGCGCTTCACGCCTCTCAAGCGTCTTGCCGGTCTGCACTCCGGCGCTGCGGCAACGGGTTCTGCTGCCGTCGAGGTGAACGCCGCCGCCGGTGTCACCGTCGAGACGGTCGGTCGTGACGACGACCGCCTCGGCAAGGCGGGTGTCCCCGGTGACCGGATCGCCGCGCAGGCCTACACCTCGTTCGAGCAGGCCACGATCGTGACGCTGCCCGGCGACGCGAAGACCGAGCCGACCACCGTCACGGTGACCGGCGCGGGCACCGGAACCGTTGCCTACGGCCACATCCAGATCAAGGCCTCGCAGTTCGCCGAGGGCACCGTGATCCTGGACTTCCGCGGCTCCGGCGCGTACGCGGACAACGTCGAGTTCCTCGTCGCGGACGGCGCGCACCTCACGGTGATCACCATCCACGACTGGGCCGACGACGCCGTGCACGTCTCGCAGCACCACGTGAAGCTCGGCCGCGACGCGACGATCAAGCACACCGTGGTCACGCTCGGCGGCGACGTCGTCCGCGTGACGCCGGTCGTGCAGTACGCGGGTCGCGGTGGTGACGCGGAGCTGTTCGGCCTGTACTTCGCGGACGCGGGCCAGCACCAGGAGCACCGGCCGTTCATCGACCACGCGCAGCCCAACTGCCGCAGCAACGTCGTCTACAAGGGCGCGTTGCAGGGCGAGGGCGCGCATGCGGTGTGGATCGGTGACGTGCTCATCCGCGTCGCCGCCGAGGGCACCGAGACGTTCGAGCTGAACCGGAACCTGATCCTCACCGATGGCGCGCGTGCCGACTCGGTGCCGAACCTGGAGATCGAGACCGGCGAGATCGAGGGTGCGGGCCACGCCAGCGCCACCGGCCGGTTCGACGACGAGCAGCTGTTCTACCTGCAGGCGCGCGGCATCCCGGAGGACCAGGCACGGCGTCTCGTCGTGCGCGGCTTCTTCCAGGAGCTGATCGGCAAGATCACCGTCCCCGAGGTGCGCGAGCGCCTCGAGGCCGCCATCGAGGCAGAGCTCGAGGCGGTCGGCGCGTGATCAGGGTGTGTGCACTGTCCGAACTGGACGACCGCAAGCCGTTCGCAGCAGACGTCGACGGAACTGACGTCGTGCTGGTGCGCAACGGTGAGCGGGTGCACGCGCTCGCGGATCTGTGCTCGCACGCCGCGGTGTCGCTGAGCGAGGGCGAGGTCTCCCGCAAGGGGATCGAGTGCTGGTTGCACGGGTCGTGCTTCGACCTGGAGACCGGCGCGCCCTCGTCGCCGCCCGCAAGCGAACCGGTCGACGTCTACGCCGTCGACATCCGTGACGGCGACGTGTTCGTCGACGTCACCGTCACCACGAACTGACTTTCAGCTACACCACCAGGAGAACGGCAAGTCATGGCCACCCTTGAGATCAAGGACCTGCACGTCTCGGTCGTCAGCGAGGACGCTCCCAAGGAGATCCTCAAGGGCGTCGACCTGACGATCAAGGCCGGCGAGACGCACGCCATCATGGGCCCCAACGGCTCCGGCAAGTCCACGCTGTCCTACGCGATCGCCGGGCACCCGAAGTACACGATCACCTCGGGCACCGTCACGCTCGACGGTGAGGACGTCCTCGAGATGTCCGTCGACGAGCGCGCCCGCGCCGGCCTCTTCCTCGCCATGCAGTACCCGGTCGAGGTCCCCGGCGTCTCGATGTCGAACTTCCTGCGCACCGCCGCCACCGCCGTGCGCGGCGAGGCCCCGAACCTCCGCCACTGGGTGAAGGAGGTCAAGGGTGCGATGGCCGACCTCGACATCGACCCGGCGTTCGCCGAGCGCTCGGTGAACGAGGGCTTCTCCGGCGGTGAGAAGAAGCGCCACGAGATCCTGCAGCTGGGCCTGCTCCAGCCGAAGGTCGCCATCCTCGACGAGACCGACTCGGGCCTCGACGTCGACGCGCTGCGCGTGGTGTCCGAGGGCGTCAACCGGTACAAGGCCTCCGGTGAGGTCGGCGTCATGCTGATCACGCACTACACCCGGATCCTCAAGTACATCCAGCCGGACTTCGTGCACGTCTTCGCGAACGGCCGCATCGTCGAGTCCGGTGGCCGCGAGCTGGCCGACGTCCTCGAGTCCGAGGGTTACGTGAAGTACACCGGATCCAAGGAAGCCGCAGCACTGTCCTGATGTTGAAGGTGTTGAGAGGAGGCGCTGTGACCACCACCGCAGCACCACTGGACGTAACCGCCCTCAGGGCGGACTTCCCCATCCTGTCTCGCACCGTTCGTGACGGGAAGCGCCTGGTCTACCTGGACTCCGGCGCCACCTCGCAACGCCCGACGCAGGTTCTGGACGCGGAACGCGCGTTCCTGGAGCGGCACAACGCTGCCGTGCACAGGGGCGCCCACCAGCTCGCTGAGGAAGCGACCGACGAGTACGAGGGTGCGCGTCAGCGCATCGCGGACTTCGTCGGGGTCGACTTCGGCGAGCTGGTGTTCACCAAGAACGCCACCGAGGGCTTCAACCTCGTGGCGTACGCGATGGGCAACGCCGCGACCTCGGGTCCCGAGGCGGCGCGGTTCGTCGTGAACCCCGGCGACGAGATCGTCGTGACCGAGATGGAGCACCACGCGAACCTCGTTCCATGGCAGCAGCTCGCCCAGCGCACCGGCGCCGTCCTGAAGTGGTTCAAGCTGACCGCCGACGGCCGCCTCGACCTGTCCGACGTGGACAGCGTGATCACCCCGCGCACCCGCGTGGTCGCGTTCACGCACCAGTCGAACGTCACCGGCGTGATCAACCCGGTCGACGTGCTCGTCGCGGCCGCGCAGAAGGTCGGCGCGCTGACGGTGCTGGACGCGTGCCAGTCCGTCCCGCACGGCCCGGTGGACTTCCACCGGCTGGGCGTGGACTTCGCGTCGTTCTCCGGCCACAAGATGCTCGGCCCGTCCGGCATCGGTGTCCTCTACGGACGCCGTGAGCTGCTGGAGGCGCTGCCCCCGTTCATCACCGGCGGCTCGATGATCGAGCTGGTGAAGATGGAAGGCTCGACGTTCGCCCCGCCGCCGCAGCGCTTCGAGGCCGGTTCGCCGATGACCTCGCAGGCCGTGGGCCTCGGTGCCGCCGTCGACTACCTGAGCGTCGTGGGCATGGAACGCGTCCACGCCCACGAGCGCGCGCTGACCGTGGCGGCCCTTGAAGGTCTGTCGTCGGTCAAGGGCGTCCGGCTGCTCGGCCCGCAGGACGCGGTCGACCGCGGCGGCGCCGTGCCGTTCGAGATCGAGGGCGTCCACCCGCACGACGCCGGCCAGGTGCTCGACAGCCTGGGCATCGCCGTGCGCGTCGGGCACCACTGCGCGTGGCCGTTGCACCGCTGCCTGAACGCCCAGTCGTCGGTGCGGGCCTCGTTCTACCTCTACAACACGCTGGACGAGGTCGACGCACTGGTCGACGGCGTCCGCGAGGCGCAGAAGTTCTTCGGGGTGGCCTGATGCAGCTCCAGCAGATGTACCAGGAGATCATCCTGGACCACTACAAGAACCCGCACGGCCGCGGCCTGCGCGACCCCTTCGACGCCGAGTCGTTCCAGGTCAACCCGACCTGCGGCGACGAGGTGACGTTGCGCGTGCACGTCGTGGACGACGTGGTGCAGGACGTGTCCTACGACGGCCAGGGCTGCTCGATCAGCCAGGCGTCGACGTCGGTGTTGACCGACCTCGTCGTGGGTAAGCCGGTGGGTGAGGCGTTCCAGAAGATGGACGCGTTCGTCGAGCTCATGCAGGGCCGCGGCCAGGTGGAGCCCGACGAGGACGTCCTGGAGGACGGCATCGCCTTCGCCGGTGTCGCGAAGTACCCGGCGCGCGTGAAGTGCGCGCTGCTGGGCTGGATGGCGTTCAAGGACGCAGTCGTACGGAGCCAGGGAGCAGCATGAGCACGGAAGAGCAGGTCGTCCGCGGCGCCGAGGGCATGCCTGTCTTCGAGCCGAAGGCCGACGTCGCCGCACTGGACGACGTCGAAGAGGCGATGCGCGACGTCGTCGACCCGGAGCTCGGCATCAACGTCGTCGACCTCGGTCTCGTCTACGACATCCACGTCGACGACAAGAACGTCGCCACCATCGACATGACGCTCACGTCCGCGGCCTGCCCGCTGACCGACGTCATCGAGGACCAGACCCGCGCCGCCCTCACCGGCGGCACGGGCGGCGGTCTCGTGTCGGACTTCCGCATCAACTGGGTGTGGATGCCGCCGTGGGGCCCGGAGAAGATCACCGACGACGGCCGCGAGCAGCTGCGCGCGCTGGGCTTCACCGTCTGATCGGTTTCGCATCGAACGGCGCGCATCCCACGGGGTGCGCGCCGTTCTGCTTCACGCTCCCGCCGCGAGAAGACTGGTGCTCGCCGTGATGTCCAGATCGACCACCACGGCGAGTTCTGGGCGGGGTGACCCTGCCGCCCTTCATGTCCTCCATCGAAACACAAATCCACGATCTGGAACATGCCGGTGAACCCGGTTAAATGCGTTGCGCCTCTGCACGCTGCTCGCATAACTTGATCCCATCACCAACGCCCCGAGATGAACCGGAGGAAGACATGCTTGCCAAGGCCGAACTCGCGGGATGGCGGATTCTCGCCCTCATCGCCGGCGGTCTGCTGGCGTTGGCGTGGGGCTCCACGCCATGACCTGATCCCCAGGTCATGACCACGGAGCCGCCCACGGGAAACCCTGGGCGGTTTTCTTTTGCGCCAATTCCTGCCGACGAGCTTCGGAAGCGGAACTGCCTCCAAAACAGTTTCCCGAGGGTTCGACTCCTTCCGTCGGTGCTGTCCAACCGAATACGACCACGCCCTTGTAGCCCAACGGGAGAGGCAACGCGCTCAGAACGCGTCCAGTCCAGGTTCGAATCCTGGTGGGGGCACTGCACGACACAACTGCATCGGGGGACGCGCCGGCGCGCAGGTGATCCTTGCAAGATCGCCCCGGTGGGTTCGACACCCACGTCTTCCACCCGTCCCGTAGCTCAGTCCGGTGAGAGCGTCCGTCTGATACGCGGTAGGTCCCAGGTTCAAGTCCTGGCGGGACGACCAACCCTCCCCGAGCGGCCCGCTGGATCCCCGGCGGGCCGCTCACCCGCCGGTACAACTGGAAGCGTGGACAACAGGGCGTTGGCGGCCGCGGGTGCGTTGTTCTTCGACGACCAGGGCCGCGTGCTCCTCGTCGAACCCACCTACAAGCCGCACTGGGAGATCCCGGGCGGGGTGGTCGAACCCGGCGAGACACCGAGCGAGGCCTGCCGGCGCGAGGTCGAGGAGGAGCTCGGCCTGGCCCGCGCACCCGGCCGCCTGCTCGTCGTCGACTGGGCACCGGACGACGCCGGGAACCGGGTGCTGTTCGTGTTCGACGGCGGCCTGCTCACCGACCCCGAAACCATCCGCCTGCAGGCCGCCGAGCGGAAGGCCTACGAGTTCGTGCCGCCAGACCAGGCAGCGCACCGCCTGGTCCCCAGGCTCGCCCGCCGCCTCACCGCCGCACTGCGCGCCCGCGAGGCCGGCGACACCCGCTACCTCGAACACGGCGTCGAACTTCAGGCGTAGACCCGCTCCACGAACGCCGCCAGCTGCTCCTCCGGCAGGTGCCGCGCCAGGTCCGCCTCCGACACGATGCCCACCACCCGCTCGTCCTCCAGCACGGGCAATCGCCGGATCTGGTTGTCCTGCATGGTCTTCAGCACGTGGTCCAGCGAGTCCCCGGTCTCCACCCAGTGCACGTGCCCACCGAACTCGCCGGCCTTCGTCGTCGCCGGGTCGAGCCCCTCGGCCACCGCCCTCACCACGATGTCGCGGTCGGTCACGATCCCGCACAACCGGTCGTCGTCCCCGCAGATCGGCAACGACCCGACGTCGAGGTCGCGCATCATCCGCGCCGCCTCGACGAGCGTCGTGTCCTCGCGGATGCACCGCACACCGGGGTGCATGATCTCGCGCGCTGTCGTCATCTCATCCTCCTCCCGTCGACTCCTCAGCATCCGCCGCCGGACAGCACCCCGCCGAACAGTGAGCCGAACAGCGCAGCAGTGCGTGGCCTGAACAGGCTGAAGTGGTTCAGACCGGCGCCGTCTGCGCCACCAGGAACCCGACCACGTCGTCCAACCGCCCCCGCCGCGCGAACGCCCGCCGCTGCCGCACCGCGCCCGTTCCGTCCAGCAGCAACCGGTCGATGCCGTCGCTGACCATCTGGAGATCACCGGCGAGCTCCAGCGCCGGGCGGACCCACCGCAACAGCGAGCCGACGATCGACGAGGCCGGCGTCGGCGCACCCGTCACCGGGTCGATCCCGAACCCCTCCAACCCGTCGCGGGCCGCGCGCCACAACGCCACCTTCAACAGGTGCGGCGGCAACGGTGCCGGCGCGGCACCGGACGTGAGCGCGGTCGTCGCGATGGCCCGCACCAGCGCCGCCATCAGCACGGCCTCCTCGACGGTCGGCGCCACGTCGCTCACCCGCAGCTCCAGCGTGGGGTGCCGGGCGGAGAGCCGCACGTCCCAGTAGAGCATCCCCGCGTCGATCGCCGCGCCGCTCGCGACGATCTCCTCCCGTGCCGCGAAGTACTCCGCCGCCGAGTCGAAGTGCGGCGGCGCACCCGAAGTGGGCCAACGGTTCCAGACCACGTACCGCCAGCTCGAATAGCCGGTGTCGTTGTCCAGCCAGTAGGGCGAGTTCGCACCGAGCGCGAGCAACGTCGGCAGCCACGGCCGCAGGTGGTTGCTCACGAAGATCTTCGACTCGTCGTCGGGCAGCCCGATGTGCACGTGCAGGCCGCAGATCGCGAGGTCGTTGGTGAGCGCGCCCATCTCCTGCGCCATCCGGTGGTAGCGCGGGGCGTTCGTCAACGGCGTCGGCATCGTCAGGCCCAGCACCGGCGTTCCGGTCGCGGCGAGCCTGGCGTCGTGCCGCGCGGCCCGTTCGATCAACGCCCGGCGCGCCACGGCGAGCTCGTCGCGCAGCTCACCCATGTCCGTGCAGATGCCCGTGGCCGACTCGACCTGGTACTGCGCGATCTCCGGCTGCAGGTCGACCTGGTAGCGGTCGGCGCCGGTGAGCACTTCGTCGGCACGGTTGGCCAAATGTCCCGTCGACGCCTCGACGAGCACGAATTCTTCTTCCACCCCAACGGTGAGAAGCCCGTCCATGGCCGTGCGTTGCGCTGGTACCGATTGCGTTCTGCTGCCGACCTGCACGACGAACCTCCGATGCGCTCAGTAGCGACCTCGATGCTATGAGTGATCGGGCCGCCGCGCAGGAGGCGTTTGGTTGTACTTGTCAGCTCACCGCACGTTGCGCGACACCACGCAGCACGTCACGTCGTTCGGTGCCCGGACGACCCATGACCCAGCTCGACCCGGCGAGCGACTTCGCGTGCTCCTTGACCGGCGCCAGCAAGCGCGACACCTCGCGGTACGACCCGACTGACCCCGCGGCACAGATAAGGGTCGCAAGAGAGAGCGTGATGTGTCGTCCCTCTGCCGTGTACGGCTTGTCCAGCAAACGAGCGGACAACGGCACCGTCTCGTCAAGGCCGGCCAAGATCAGGAAGTCGTCCCCGCCCACGTGCCCCACCTGGACGCCGGGGAACGTGTGCGCCAGGTCGGCCAGGTCGTGCCCTATCTCGCGGATCAGGTCGTCACCCGCCGCGAACCCGACCGTGTCGTTGACCAGCTTGAAACCGTCGACGTCCAGCCACGACACCGCGAAGATCTCACCGGTCGCGATCCGCCGGTCGACCTCCTTCGCGATCTCGTCACTGCCCGGCAGGCGCGTGAGCGGGCTCAGCGCGGCCGCCTGCTCCACCTTGAGCTCGGCCACGCCTCTGACCACGTCCGCGACCCGCACGACACCCATGCACCGCTCGTTGTGGTCGACCACGATCAGGTCGTCGTTGGTGCGCTCGCGGTTGGCGTGCGCGACGACGTCCAGCAGGTCCAGCGCCGACGAGTCGGTGCCGATCACGTGCGGTTTGTCCGCGAGCCTGGCCGCCTCGCGCTTGGCGTGCAGGGCGTGCCCGTACGGCCCGGTCACCGCCAGCAGGAACCGGTTGCGGTCCACCGACCACCGCGGCCGGCCCTCGTCGTCGACGAGCACCACACCGGTGACCGTCGGCTGCGACGCCAGCACCTCGCGCACCTCCTCCGAGGTGGCGTCCTCCGGCAACGTCGTGGCCGGGTGCAGGAAGTCGGTGACGCGCGGACCGCTGCTGCGACGGATCTCCCCGGTCTGCGTGACCGCTTCCGGCGCAATGCGCGCGTTGACCGCCGGTCGGCGCTGAGGGGGAGCGAGCAGATGACCCTGCGCGTGTGCGACACCGATCTTGCGCACGGCCGTGAGCTGTTCTTCGGTCTCAATGCCCTCGGCCACGACCTGACCGCCGGTGTACTCGCTGAGGTGCACCAACGACCGCACCAGCGAACAACGCGCGGGATCGTCCGGAAGCGTGCGCACGATCTCGCGGTCGAGCTTGATGTAGTCCGGCGCGGCGCTCGTCAGCAGACCCAGCGGCACGTCGCCCTCGCCCACGCAGTCGAGCGCGATGCGGAAACCGTGGTCCCGGAGCGTCTTGAGGCCACGCGCCAGGCGCGCGCGGTTCGCCCGCGAGTACGGCTCGCCGACCTCGATGACGATGCTGTCCGGGGCGCGGCCGGCTTCCCGCAACGCGCCGTAGAGAGGGGAGAGGATCTCGGGCTTGTCCGCCACCGTGATCGCCAGCAGGTTCACGTGCAGCGGCAGCAGCAGTTCGAAGTCGGCTGCGGCGCGGATGGCGCGGCAGGCGAGTCCGACGTCGGCGTTGGTCAGTAGTCGAGCCTGGTAAGCCGCCTGCAGGAGGTCCTGCACGGTGCCGTCGTGGGGCCGCGCAAGTGCCTCTACGGCGACGACGCCGCCAGTGTTGAGGTTGAACAGCGGCTGGAAGGCGAACCTGACGTCATCCAGCAATGCGGGCACGTCTCAGATCGTGCCGGTGCGAATGACCTGCACCAAGAGGGTTAACCGGGTGTTCACGAGGTTGGCGGCGTCTCGCCACGGCGCGGCTGCGCACCGTGACACGCCGTTCACGCTGGGCGGATGAGATTCCACCTCACGTGTGCTGGCGCAGTCCGGAAGAGGGCCAGCATGGCCGCCGCGGTGCCCTTGAGGTCCTCGCGGCCGGAGAGGTACGCGCGCTGCAGTTCCGTGGGAAGCCCGAAGAACAGCTCGAAGAAGTCCCTGGTCTGCTCGGCGTCCATGCGGAGCAGCGTTTCGAGGCCGAAGCGACGCAGGGCGTGCACGGCTCGGGCCTTGGGCGACCAGATGACGTGCTTCGGGTCTTCGCCCGCTTCGACG from Lentzea guizhouensis harbors:
- the mptB gene encoding polyprenol phosphomannose-dependent alpha 1,6 mannosyltransferase MptB, with protein sequence MPTSGGAVTPESDLLNGRERRQLDIVRRWGTIGALLLTVGSLGGGAAPIYSPLYGVPVLGLFSRMPSVAMGVVWTGIFMIVSAWLALGRFVRPGRPRLASRGQMDRTLLMWTVPLVFCVPMFSRDVYSYLAQSEIAARGQDPYELGPASALGVDHVLTRGVPNIWRETPAPYGPLFLAVGRLLAMLTGDHVVSGVFLHRLLVLCGLAMVVWALPRLAARFGVSPVGALWLGALNPLVLFHIVIGVHNDGLALGMMLVGIELALRGLEPLRWSWITLGAATIVCAAMVKIPAMAALGFVGVLVARKLGGKITHLLLVAAIMAVIAGVGVVAIALGTGFGFGWIETLNVASVVKSWMSPPTALGFMGGGLGILLGLGNHTDSMIALARLLTQGVSIVITVVLLWKSFQGKLKAMNGLGAALGAILVLGPVLQPWYVLWAVLPLATAVVGPKFRTFAMVTSAAIAVILPPTGSAFDGRAYTVPQAVAGAVITFAACVLIARKRVGPFLKSDPA
- a CDS encoding helix-turn-helix transcriptional regulator, producing the protein MKNAETHLDAVPQHDGKTRRAVARLLLEQGPATAAAVAEELGISPTAVRRHIDALLADGEATTRDAPRQTQRGRGRPAKLFLLTDTGRARFGHAYDDLAVAAIRFLAQTGGEEAVKAFAQSRVDALVDRHRQAIVAQATPAERAKALAAALTREGYAAAARNVGVGEQLCQHHCPVAHVAAEFPQLCETETETFANLLGTHVQRLATIARGHAVCTTHIPNVHPGSAGKLIPDDGGEPA
- the sufB gene encoding Fe-S cluster assembly protein SufB, whose translation is MTAAAEQRTPTTVQSPLTQEETIASLGNYEFGWADSDAAGASARRGLSEDVVRDISAKKSEPEWMLEYRLKALKLFDLKPMPNWGADLSGIDFDSIKYFVRSTEKQATSWEDLPEEIKNTYDRLGIPEAEKQRLVAGVAAQYESEVVYHQIREDLEQQGVLFLDTDTALKEQPELFKEYFGSVIPAGDNKFSALNAATWSGGSFIYVPKGVHVDIPLQAYFRINTENMGQFERTLIIVDEGAYVHYVEGCTAPIYSSDSLHSAVVEIIVKKGGRCRYTTIQNWSNNVYNLVTKRAKAEEGATMEWVDGNIGSKVTMKYPAVFLMGEHAKGEVLSIAFAGEGQHQDAGAKMVHMAPHTSSTIVSKSVARGGGRTSYRGLVQVNKRAHHSKSTVKCDALLVDTISRSDTYPYVDVREDDVAMGHEATVSKVSEDQLFYLMSRGLNEDEAMAMIVRGFVEPIARELPMEYALELNRLIELQMEGAVG
- the sufD gene encoding Fe-S cluster assembly protein SufD, whose translation is MAALSTQPHSHGAVVPVASRAEHFTSYDVDAFEVPGGREEIWRFTPLKRLAGLHSGAAATGSAAVEVNAAAGVTVETVGRDDDRLGKAGVPGDRIAAQAYTSFEQATIVTLPGDAKTEPTTVTVTGAGTGTVAYGHIQIKASQFAEGTVILDFRGSGAYADNVEFLVADGAHLTVITIHDWADDAVHVSQHHVKLGRDATIKHTVVTLGGDVVRVTPVVQYAGRGGDAELFGLYFADAGQHQEHRPFIDHAQPNCRSNVVYKGALQGEGAHAVWIGDVLIRVAAEGTETFELNRNLILTDGARADSVPNLEIETGEIEGAGHASATGRFDDEQLFYLQARGIPEDQARRLVVRGFFQELIGKITVPEVRERLEAAIEAELEAVGA
- a CDS encoding non-heme iron oxygenase ferredoxin subunit; the encoded protein is MIRVCALSELDDRKPFAADVDGTDVVLVRNGERVHALADLCSHAAVSLSEGEVSRKGIECWLHGSCFDLETGAPSSPPASEPVDVYAVDIRDGDVFVDVTVTTN
- the sufC gene encoding Fe-S cluster assembly ATPase SufC, which codes for MATLEIKDLHVSVVSEDAPKEILKGVDLTIKAGETHAIMGPNGSGKSTLSYAIAGHPKYTITSGTVTLDGEDVLEMSVDERARAGLFLAMQYPVEVPGVSMSNFLRTAATAVRGEAPNLRHWVKEVKGAMADLDIDPAFAERSVNEGFSGGEKKRHEILQLGLLQPKVAILDETDSGLDVDALRVVSEGVNRYKASGEVGVMLITHYTRILKYIQPDFVHVFANGRIVESGGRELADVLESEGYVKYTGSKEAAALS
- a CDS encoding cysteine desulfurase, translating into MTTTAAPLDVTALRADFPILSRTVRDGKRLVYLDSGATSQRPTQVLDAERAFLERHNAAVHRGAHQLAEEATDEYEGARQRIADFVGVDFGELVFTKNATEGFNLVAYAMGNAATSGPEAARFVVNPGDEIVVTEMEHHANLVPWQQLAQRTGAVLKWFKLTADGRLDLSDVDSVITPRTRVVAFTHQSNVTGVINPVDVLVAAAQKVGALTVLDACQSVPHGPVDFHRLGVDFASFSGHKMLGPSGIGVLYGRRELLEALPPFITGGSMIELVKMEGSTFAPPPQRFEAGSPMTSQAVGLGAAVDYLSVVGMERVHAHERALTVAALEGLSSVKGVRLLGPQDAVDRGGAVPFEIEGVHPHDAGQVLDSLGIAVRVGHHCAWPLHRCLNAQSSVRASFYLYNTLDEVDALVDGVREAQKFFGVA
- the sufU gene encoding Fe-S cluster assembly sulfur transfer protein SufU produces the protein MQLQQMYQEIILDHYKNPHGRGLRDPFDAESFQVNPTCGDEVTLRVHVVDDVVQDVSYDGQGCSISQASTSVLTDLVVGKPVGEAFQKMDAFVELMQGRGQVEPDEDVLEDGIAFAGVAKYPARVKCALLGWMAFKDAVVRSQGAA